In Bacillus sp. DX3.1, the following proteins share a genomic window:
- a CDS encoding UDP-glucose/GDP-mannose dehydrogenase family protein, translated as MKITVIGTGYVGLVTGVGLATLGHPVTCFDIDQGKIERMMQGELPIYEPGLQQLVDKAVQKKLLTFTSSQAQAFEGVDYLFVAVGTPSLPDGTADLTYIRNVCHDIGTYVNSDVIVITKSTVPVGTNDKIKEWILEKLERKHRIHIVSNPEFLREGSGVYDFFHGDRIVIGAEKAEIAKKVENLYRELAIETFVTDIRSAEMIKYASNAFLATKISFINEISNICEKVGADVLEVAAGMGRDKRIGPHFLQAGIGYGGSCFPKDTNALVQIAGNIAHDFQLLKAVIEVNNKQQMMLVNKAKKMMNLNEKRIAVLGAAFKPNTDDIREAPSLLIIKELLKIGANVIVYDPQAIPHMKQLFAKQVRYTTCMDEAITGAEAAFIVTEWEDIRTYPIEKYVKLMREPIIFDGRNCYSLKDAEKYGMDYYSVGRKRIRNRKTSTIY; from the coding sequence ATGAAAATTACCGTTATAGGTACTGGGTATGTCGGATTAGTCACTGGCGTAGGTTTAGCGACATTAGGTCATCCAGTTACTTGTTTTGATATTGATCAAGGGAAAATTGAAAGAATGATGCAAGGCGAATTACCGATTTATGAGCCAGGTCTACAACAATTAGTAGATAAGGCTGTTCAAAAGAAACTTTTAACATTCACATCAAGTCAAGCTCAGGCGTTTGAAGGGGTAGATTACTTATTTGTAGCAGTAGGAACGCCCTCATTGCCTGATGGAACTGCAGATTTAACTTATATTCGTAATGTGTGTCATGATATTGGAACGTATGTAAATTCGGATGTGATTGTGATTACGAAGAGTACTGTTCCTGTAGGGACCAATGACAAAATAAAGGAATGGATTTTGGAGAAGTTAGAGCGAAAACACAGGATACATATTGTATCGAATCCGGAATTTTTACGAGAAGGTTCTGGTGTGTATGACTTTTTTCATGGTGACCGTATTGTGATTGGGGCCGAAAAAGCAGAAATTGCGAAGAAAGTAGAGAACTTATATAGAGAGTTAGCGATTGAAACGTTTGTTACGGATATTCGAAGTGCGGAAATGATAAAATATGCTTCAAACGCTTTTTTAGCTACAAAGATTAGTTTTATAAATGAAATTTCAAATATATGTGAAAAGGTAGGAGCGGACGTGTTAGAAGTAGCGGCCGGTATGGGAAGGGATAAGCGAATCGGTCCACATTTTTTACAAGCCGGTATTGGCTATGGCGGCTCGTGTTTTCCAAAGGATACAAATGCTCTTGTTCAAATCGCAGGGAATATTGCGCATGATTTTCAATTACTAAAAGCAGTCATTGAGGTGAATAATAAGCAACAAATGATGCTTGTGAATAAAGCGAAAAAGATGATGAATTTAAACGAGAAACGTATTGCGGTGCTGGGAGCGGCTTTTAAACCAAATACAGATGATATACGAGAAGCACCTTCTCTTCTTATTATCAAGGAGCTTTTAAAGATAGGCGCTAACGTTATTGTATATGATCCACAGGCCATTCCTCATATGAAGCAGTTGTTTGCGAAGCAAGTGCGATATACAACTTGTATGGATGAGGCAATTACAGGAGCGGAAGCGGCGTTTATCGTAACCGAATGGGAGGATATACGAACGTATCCTATAGAAAAGTATGTGAAGCTTATGCGTGAACCTATTATATTTGATGGGAGAAATTGTTATAGCCTAAAAGATGCTGAGAAATACGGAATGGATTATTATTCTGTTGGAAGAAAAAGGATTCGTAATAGGAAGACTTCCACTATCTATTAG